In Gammaproteobacteria bacterium, one DNA window encodes the following:
- a CDS encoding DUF4268 domain-containing protein, giving the protein MFKVNLSENRLVRLEKRRFIDLNLQERPHLQEWLVQTPEALGEELLVIQKEFDGFADTRERLDLLALDKGGRLVVVENKLDDSGRDVVWQALKYVAYCSSLKKAEIVEIYQKYLDRWLDGQNAVANLCEFLDIEDLDDTVLNAGNEQRLILVAANFRKEVTATVLWLIGHGVQAQCFRVLPYSFGEEILIDLQQIIPTPEAADYMIGMAAKESEEKSVQGTQKRRQEMRRAFWTRTLEELRSRNIARYANISPSKDHWLSSATGVSSCGFSLIFLKSEARVELYLARAEASENKWIFDRLERDRQEIEERFGAELKWQRLDDKKASRISHAHPFDGYDDENWPAMIEWLCQHFVKLEDAFAEPLARLNPRLRSQDGISPGNGSDSR; this is encoded by the coding sequence ATGTTTAAGGTGAACCTGTCGGAGAATCGCCTCGTCCGGCTTGAGAAACGGCGTTTTATCGATCTGAACCTGCAAGAGCGGCCCCATCTTCAGGAGTGGCTGGTGCAAACGCCGGAGGCGCTTGGCGAGGAACTTCTGGTCATTCAGAAGGAGTTCGACGGCTTCGCGGACACCCGCGAGCGGCTCGATTTGCTGGCGCTTGACAAGGGAGGACGGCTGGTGGTCGTCGAGAACAAGCTCGACGATTCCGGCCGCGATGTTGTATGGCAGGCACTCAAGTACGTGGCCTACTGCTCCAGCCTTAAGAAGGCGGAGATCGTCGAAATCTATCAGAAGTACCTCGACCGGTGGTTAGACGGCCAGAACGCAGTGGCAAACCTGTGCGAATTCCTCGACATTGAAGATCTAGACGACACGGTGCTCAACGCGGGCAACGAGCAACGGTTGATATTGGTCGCGGCGAACTTTCGAAAGGAAGTCACGGCGACCGTACTGTGGCTGATCGGACACGGGGTTCAGGCGCAGTGTTTCCGGGTGTTGCCGTATAGCTTCGGTGAGGAGATTCTGATCGACCTGCAACAGATCATCCCGACGCCCGAGGCGGCGGATTACATGATCGGAATGGCTGCGAAGGAATCAGAGGAAAAATCTGTACAGGGCACCCAAAAGCGCCGCCAGGAGATGCGCCGGGCCTTCTGGACAAGGACGCTGGAGGAGCTGCGGTCCCGCAACATTGCGCGGTACGCCAACATCAGCCCTTCGAAGGATCACTGGCTGAGTAGCGCCACCGGCGTGTCAAGCTGTGGATTCAGCCTGATTTTCTTGAAGAGCGAGGCGCGCGTTGAACTTTACCTCGCGCGTGCCGAGGCAAGTGAGAACAAATGGATTTTTGATCGGCTTGAACGGGATAGGCAGGAAATCGAAGAGCGTTTTGGCGCCGAACTCAAATGGCAAAGACTGGACGACAAGAAGGCGAGCAGAATCTCTCACGCACATCCGTTCGATGGCTATGACGACGAGAACTGGCCCGCGATGATCGAGTGGCTGTGCCAGCACTTCGTCAAGCTGGAGGACGCGTTCGCGGAACCGCTCGCGCGTCTGAACCCGCGCTTGAGGTCTCAGGACGGTATTTCGCCCGGCAATGGGAGCGATTCTCGCTGA
- a CDS encoding LysM peptidoglycan-binding domain-containing protein, translating to MSETIVVHVESGETLSKIAARHGVTVEQLQEWNRIEEADYVQVGQRIVVHEAVVAPGWDDAAGAWSGWLGAALVLVALLLLFRPKRRTPTSTPDTRVSSPTEAPYRHGSKPIAVLRTSAPKVNAGERRVQKVLTRRYRDWPLLNNVLLRSGGGTAQIDHILISPAGVFVIETKDMGGWIFASPGQQRWTQTFRAGRWSRMMGIKSKRFTFYNPLLQNEGHAKALVKLGVVGPWELRPVAVFVGDAELKTEEKFVRFEEHEDMAKRFRGWRMRGVVCMSLAELHRYINFSVRASSSRSLTRERMEAIRAKITTAALPVTAETHARHVEFARSAKRASW from the coding sequence ATGAGCGAAACGATAGTAGTACACGTTGAGTCGGGAGAAACGCTCTCGAAAATTGCCGCGCGGCATGGCGTCACCGTCGAGCAATTGCAGGAATGGAATCGGATCGAAGAGGCGGACTATGTGCAGGTGGGTCAGAGAATCGTCGTCCACGAGGCGGTGGTTGCGCCTGGATGGGACGACGCAGCTGGCGCTTGGAGCGGGTGGCTGGGAGCAGCACTCGTCTTGGTGGCGCTGCTACTTCTGTTTCGCCCCAAACGCAGAACCCCAACTTCGACGCCTGATACCCGAGTCTCGTCACCGACAGAGGCACCGTATCGGCACGGTTCGAAACCCATTGCGGTATTGCGGACATCCGCGCCAAAGGTAAACGCCGGCGAGCGACGGGTCCAAAAGGTGTTGACGAGGCGTTACCGGGACTGGCCGCTGCTCAATAACGTGCTGCTTCGCTCTGGAGGAGGGACGGCACAGATCGATCACATCCTCATATCGCCCGCCGGGGTATTCGTGATCGAGACCAAGGACATGGGCGGATGGATATTCGCAAGCCCCGGGCAGCAAAGGTGGACGCAAACATTCAGGGCGGGCCGCTGGTCCCGCATGATGGGAATCAAGTCGAAGCGATTCACTTTCTACAATCCACTGCTGCAGAACGAAGGACACGCGAAGGCCCTGGTCAAACTCGGCGTCGTTGGTCCTTGGGAGCTTAGGCCCGTCGCCGTGTTCGTGGGCGACGCCGAGCTGAAAACGGAGGAGAAGTTCGTGCGGTTTGAAGAGCACGAGGATATGGCAAAGCGGTTCCGTGGCTGGCGCATGCGAGGCGTCGTCTGCATGAGCCTGGCGGAGTTGCACCGCTACATCAACTTCTCCGTTCGCGCTTCGTCGAGTCGAAGCCTGACGCGAGAGAGGATGGAGGCGATCCGGGCAAAGATAACGACGGCTGCCCTGCCTGTGACCGCGGAGACTCACGCCAGACATGTGGAGTTCGCCCGGTCGGCGAAGAGGGCATCGTGGTAA